The Setaria viridis chromosome 6, Setaria_viridis_v4.0, whole genome shotgun sequence genome contains a region encoding:
- the LOC117859790 gene encoding anthocyanidin 5,3-O-glucosyltransferase — translation MEKKTLVLYPSLGVGHLTPMVELAKALLRHGLAVLIAVVDPPDADAVSAAAVAHLATANPAIAFRLLPVPASPDAGAHPVRRSLDTLRLANPALRDLLRSLPLGGADALLLDMFCVDALDVAAELGVPVYFFFPSAASNLAVFLNLPYFYPNVPPFREMDRNTPVHCCPGMPPIRAVDMLQTVQDKESEAAKVRLYQFKRMAEGTGVLVNTFDWLEPRALKALVDGVCVPGRPTPRVYCIGPLVNAGNKQGGSYGGGGERHECLAWLDAQPKGSVVFLCFGSMGAFSAAQLQEIARGLERSGHRFLWAVRSPREEQSRFPEPDLERLLPAGFLERTRNRGMVVKNWAPQSEVVQHEAVAAFVTHCGWNSTLEAMMAGLPMICWPLYAEQSMNKVFLVEEMKIAVEMEGYEEFVKAEEVEAKVRLVMDTEEGKMPRERLAVTKDGALEAIKEGGSSEVAFAKFLRDLGQTSSSENGECY, via the coding sequence ATGGAGAAGAAGACGCTCGTGCTATACCCTTCGCTGGGAGTGGGCCACCTCACCCCCATGGTGGAACTAGCCAAGGCCCTCCTGCGCCACGGCCTCGCCGTGCTCATCGCCGTCGTCGACCCGCCCGACGCCGATGCCGTGtcggccgccgcggtggcgcacCTCGCGACCGCCAACCCGGCCATCGCGTTCCGCCTCCTGCCGGTGCCGGCCAGCCCCGACGCCGGGGCGCACCCGGTGAGGCGAAGCCTCgacacgctccgcctcgccaaCCCGGCGCTCCGGGACCTCCTGCGCTCGCTGCccctcggcggcgccgacgcgctGCTGCTCGACATGTTCTGCGTCGACGCGCTCGACGTCGCGGCCGAGCTCGGCGTCCCCGTCTacttcttcttcccctccgcGGCCAGCAACCTCGCCGTCTTCCTCAACCTGCCATACTTTTACCCCAACGTGCCGCCGTTCAGGGAGATGGACAGGAACACACCCGTGCACTGCTGCCCCGGCATGCCGCCGATCCGCGCGGTGGACATGCTCCAGACGGTGCAGGACAAGGAGAGCGAAGCGGCCAAGGTCCGTCTCTACCAGTTCAAGCGCATGGCGGAGGGCACGGGCGTGCTGGTCAACACCTTCGATTGGCTGGAGCCCAGGGCCCTGAAAGCCCTCGTAGACGGCGTCTGCGTTCCCGGCAGGCCGACGCCGAGAGTCTACTGCATCGGGCCTCTGGTCAACGCCGGCAACAAACAGGGAGGGagctacggtggcggcggcgagaggcACGAATGCCTCGCGTGGCTCGATGCGCAGCCCAAGGGGAGCGTCGTGTTCCTCTGCTTCGGCAGCATGGGCGCCTTCTCGGCCGCGCAGCTGCAGGAGATCGCCCGCGGGTTAGAGAGATCCGGCCACCGGTTCTTGTGGGCGGTGAGGAGCCCGCGGGAGGAGCAGAGCCGGTTCCCTGAGCCGGACTTGGAGCGGCTGCTTCCGGCGGGGTTCTTGGAGAGGACGAGGAACAGGGGCATGGTGGTGAAGAACTGGGCGCCACAGTCAGAGGTGGTGCAGCACGAGGCAGTCGCTGCCTTCGTGACacactgcgggtggaactccacGCTGGAGGCGATGATGGCAGGGTTGCCGATGATATGCTGGCCGCTGTACGCGGAGCAGAGTATGAACAAGGTGTTCTTGGTTGAGGAGATGAAGATCGCGGTCGAGATGGAAGGATACGAGGAGTTCGTCAAGGCCGAGGAGGTGGAAGCGAAGGTGAGGCTTGTGATGGACACGGAGGAAGGGAAGATGCCGAGGGAGCGGCTCGCGGTCACCAAGGACGGGGCCTTGGAGGCTATCAAGGAAGGCGGGTCTTCTGAAGTGGCATTCGCAAAGTTTTTGAGAGACCTGGGGCAGACTAGCAGCTCTGAAAATGGCGAATGCTACTGA
- the LOC117859791 gene encoding early nodulin-like protein 12, producing MASRAALLLCVSVVLAAAAAAEARDFVVGGANDGWKAQVHPDALTKWASVLRFQIGDKLVFKLDGAADSVLEVTRDDYNRCSTAAPLATHKAVAGGSAATVPLPRSGPYYFVGSAPGSCKKGERLLLIVLSEKHGRARLRGLAPVLAPALAPEAQSPLAASSVGGPAAAPAPATGAAGRTAAAGNGGQLLLGAAAVLGALLVGW from the exons atggcgtCAAGGGCGGCGCTCCTCCTCTGCGTTTCGGTGGTCCTCGCCGCAGCAGCCGCTGCCGAGGCCAGGGACTTCGTCGTCGGCGGTGCCAACGACGGCTGGAAGGCGCAGGTGCACCCTGACGCGCTCACCAAGTGGGCCTCAGTCCTCCGCTTCCAGATCGGCGACAAGCTCG TGTTCAAGCTCGACGGCGCGGCGGACTCGGTGCTGGAGGTGACCCGGGACGACTACAACCGCTGCAGCACGGCGGCTCCGCTCGCCACCCACAAGGCCGTCGCTGGCGGCAGCGCCGCCACGGTGCCGCTGCCCCGCTCCGGGCCATACTATTTCGTCGGCAGTGCTCCGGGCAGCTGCAAAAAGGGCGAgcgcctcctcctcatcgtcctgTCGGAGAAGCACGGCCGTGCCCGCCTCCGGGGCCTCGCGCCCGTGCTGGCCCCGGCGCTTGCGCCCGAGGCTCAGTCCCCACTTGCCGCCAGTTCCGTTGGGGGCcctgccgcggcgccggcgccagccaCCGGGGCGGCCGGGAGGACGGCGGCTGCTGGGAACGGTGGTCAGCTGCttctcggcgccgccgccgttcttgGGGCTCTGCTTGTTGGGTGGTAG